The Aricia agestis chromosome 3, ilAriAges1.1, whole genome shotgun sequence genome includes the window atatatatatatatatatatatatatatatatatttccaccccggagttgatattacgtcctacatggcggtttttaccgatgatattgcgtccgactgacttgttgcatcctgtatacggacgcaagattgaccatctctcaaattcagccagaagtagtgttaaggttagtacaatggctgggtgaaatattggcatggacgttgttttgtcaccggagtgcttttcggcgtatttcttagttccgctatttggcgcgcgaattttggaggtcgctactgtgcgccgtatatcggtggcgtatattcgatactttgtttacgtataacacgccgataatgtggattcctgtatataataaagtttttatcaattctaatgtgtgatttaattacgtcccacaaaacgacatcgtcccagaggagacgcgggggtgacagaggcgagggggcggagttcgcacgcgacatgcaagggcatgtttttgtttatattttttgccggccagcgcggacgtaatgacgcttgtggtataaatattgtgtagtggggcgaatatttgagagagactaaattcatgtcttcaaagttgggttcacaacgccttcgtaaatttgatgtaacattacacatttcaatgtctaattaacttaaaaaaatgctgctaaaactatttgaaagtagagttaatatttcaaaagttattataaaaaaaagtaccaaattatgaaatttttgcgtgtcgtttcgatactgtcgcttacaatttattatttataaaaaaaatgagctagaaaggattaaaaatttaatgttaatttgaagataaagaagagaagaatccgataccaacaaataacacattaacttacattaaataactaaaaattatatttttaaaatgttcataaaattcgcgtcattgtcctgcgcattgttttgaatgccttgccgatatactcaacgtgatgggttgaaacctattttgcaataaaatctgctggctcactttatttgatcgcagtgctttggtgtggatagaggtcttcgttttatgctctctctctctctttgaaatacgttctacaaaaatttccaaataagacgtcatttacatttctcgatgtgtgccaacatttgtctgtttttcactactttttttataccaagttataaaggcccgcaacatttctaagttcttaataattttctttatatcaatacttaattataaacgaatttagtgaattcctcattttcctgaacgtctttttcctgaatagccctaaaaacataatgacgatcattcagaataatgatcaaatctgtaactgtatttcaggaaaacaggaacaaatatatcgaattgatgcaatgtcgatattacaattaggtagttatttgacacattttcgaaaaatagtagtagaatagtaagaaaagtagtaaaaatgttatctacacttcaatattataaagcaggagaggttgtttgtttgtttgaacgcgttaatctcaggaactactagtccgatttgaaaaattctttcagtgttagatagtccatttatcgacgaaggctataagcaatattttatcacgataagaataataggagcgaagaaatagaggaaaatgtggaaaaaacggagggaaattatttgaaagggcttatttgaacgcgcttatctcaggaactactggtccgatttgaaaaattctttcagtgttagattgtcgtgtcaatggttgtcgtgattgatgtagatcgtttttttttaaagaagtgattttaaaaactattttaaagacaaaataaaatggccttggccgtcgacccattttgtaatacaaaaaaaatgttttaactgtggtgcaacgaccaagaataatatcaatattattacaaatcattttgttctacctatgaaacgaaagaacataaaatcgcttcataaatcttcatttttctggtgcagcatatttatttacaaataaatatgcaatttacgatcattatcctgacgtccagtgtcctgtttgttgttgaactgtttatatacttacctgtctaaaagtattttggatcgattgtattaactactatgtccctacctacatacctacgtatatgattttctttgataagtacttacctattgtatattttaaacaaaagcccgtcagtgactgagtttagactgcgaattgggttgggactaatgtatttttaaatatctatacttactaatattgtagagacgaaatatttaatcgtttgcttattactatttaacttacgagttacgagactactgaaccaatttaaataattctttcgctattagaaagccacggtaatgagaaaatagcccaaacaagtgcatcgaaactcaacgtcaagtggttaccgggtcatgggctaggctgtacactgtacagtgttctgagattttttttaaatcttgacttggtgactttcttcattcataaatcgacacccttgacaagatttatagtaactgtgatggcatacttataataataataatgtacttttattcagctcgataacataaaaaccttaatctagacaattacaacatgcaaattattttattttcaatggttttttatattagaatgttaagatcgcaaccggcagcttagctagattacagtataacctgtgttaaagccaccggaccctttcccaactactgatcgcatatcgctgattttacattttaggcaattaaaattagattacaaatcaaatcaatgtttaaaattaatcaaacttgatacaataaacgggggcggtggttactcgcgtccgtaggaattaccttttactaccctacacgtgtcccccgggtggtgctaaacgagtgacaacgccgagtctcaggcggcggatatgataacctgactcctaggcagtagtggccttgaggactaaataccctcaaaaagtctagcgcggaaagcaacgggaaactaccgcgactataatcccaagaaaaccaccatgattaagaacgccaccagagataatatgatgtcatgcgacccgactaacgctcggcgccagcttggttccgggccgactggtgtgaaattggctaccggctgcaggTCAGTTAACCAGCAGGCTGCTTGCAGAAACTCTGCTActgttggaaacataacatcttactctagcaaactaacacccaagggaagggcaataacaataggaacctggaatgtccgtggacttttaaggccacGATAACGGATacaaagataacggataccacatcacacctgaaggaaatatggtaatctactctgacaggcaagacaatagttttagtggtgtgggcttcgtagttgctagctggctacgagacaaggtattggggtataataccatcaacaatagaattatatccttaaaaatttcagcccatccacgcccaattaactttgtacaggtctatgcgccgaccactgcagccaccgaagaagagatggaggaattttaccacgagctagaattaacctgcaaagcgttaccaaagaaggaatgtactatcatcctgggagactttaatgctaagatagggcacactgataatgatcaacacctaaggaatgttattggggaatacggcttaggagcccgcaacagtcgaggtgagatgttgttagagttttgcattgaaaaaggactattcgtaactaacacggcatataaacaacatccaagacgcttatggacatggcgatcgccaacaggtcataaaaatcagattgacttcatattaatcagcagcagatggaagtcgtgcataactctctcaaagacttttccgggtgcagattgtggcagcgaccatcagctgttaatagctcaatacagagtccgcctcaaagtagtttcaaagcctccaccatccaaaaatattcttctaacacaagaagcgaaagcttttgaggacacactacaaactcgactggacagtgaaacgtattgcccatttgactcagccaatacatcatggaatcagcttaaggccgcattagaagagacaactagaacaatcacaaatggacggaaagtaaaacaccctagatctgagtggatgaccacttaggaggcaatcgcacaaagaaaggtTCTAAAGACTagaggaattcgttcaaaggaagaacaacagcgatactctgaacttgactcactagtacagcgtctctgtagacatgacaagaatgcatatatcaattccatatgtagagatatacaaacacactctgataccctacatccaagagacatgttccaaaaggtgaaaattctcacacgggaacgaaaatcaaaatcttggaacatagaagatgaaaagggtaacctgattttagacaagaaacaagtgatgacaagatggaggaactactgccaagacctgtacaaatatgacgctgatgaacctgacactagattagattttacagataaagaacccgacatcgttctccatgaagtagaagaagctataaataagctcaaaacaaaagcttgcggtgaataaatttaaaaaataaatgtttgttgtgaataaattaaaaaaataataataataatatctatggacgcttcacaccacgtcagtctggccccgtgctaagtacctaaaggacttgtgttacaggtaccagacaacggaaatatatttaatacttttatactatacatatatttaagatttttattatatcatacacatatttaatacacatccagacccgggaactttgaaaactctttgttccgtcggcgggattcgaacccgcgacctccggcttgagctaccgacgcgctcaccactgagccacagaggtcgtcaaataaacggtggagatggtatacaggcacaagtgcttaagagcttgggtaagtctggaatcagagtaatgcattcaatatgtcttaaagtatggagaacaggacagtggccagacgattggacagaatctctcgtgataccactacataagaaagggccgactaaaaagtgtggaaattatcggaccatctcactaatttcacacgccagtaagattcttctccatgttataaacaacagattggcacactatataactagacagatatccaaagagcaggcgggattcgtaaagggcaggggtacccgagaacaaatccgaaacatccgtcagctgatagaaaagagcagagaattcaatgtcccaatagtactctgttttgtggattacgctaaggcctttgactgcatcgtctggtccaaaatgctggaggtgatgagagagttgggcgtccccgatcatctcatatttttggtacaaaacctctatctggaaggtcgatcaagggtgcgattagacaatgatctgtcagagccgtttgctacagagcgtggtgtcagacagggttgcatcctctctccaccGCTGTTaaacctcgtaggcgaatatataatgcgtcgagtgttggaagattgggaggatggtattaaaattaacggataccttctcaacaacctaaggttcgctgacgacaccacgcttataagtacttgcgaagtgaaacttgctgaacttctagcgcggctcgaaaagattagtcgagactttggcctccaaatcaatcgcaataaaaccaaactgatgtacgtcgataagctgaaccaaatacaaaagacatccttactacaagatctccaacccgtagaggagtttgtctacctgggatcgttgattagcaacaatggtaactgcgagagggaggttgtccgacgggctcagatggctaaatctgcggttgggcgcttaggaaagatatggaagaattagaacatctatcgtagcacaaaaataacactaatgcgttccctaatcttttcaatatttttatatgcctccgagacatggacactaaaagcacgtactcgagctaagattgacgcttttgaaatgtggtgctggcgtaaaatgctcggcatcccttggaccgcacaccggaccaacacgtctatacttcagcaactcaaaattaccacccgcctgtccacgctttgtctacaacgatcacttgccttttttggccacatagcccgccgggagcctaataatcttgagagtctcatactagctgggcaattagaggggaaaagaggcagagacagagtggctacacgatggacagacgcgattgtcaaggctgctgactgcacgttccaggaggcatttcatcaggccaaaaatagagacaagtggagagccctatcccaaaaagcaaattttggtggtcacgtccctcagccatgaggatacgactaggaagaagaagatacaataaacaatacaaaaaacgatcgaaatgatctacatcaatcacgacaaccatgattgactatgactatcacagcacagaacgcaacgtcgcgtcgtgtttgtttacgcgcgcgcgttaaccaactacttacgaaaaaatttattattattgtgaacttgtattataatcaaataccgtcctctttttgtacaaaacaaataaacagaaataataggtactattatagataataaccataatttaaatttacaaacaaagtatatatattgttgtgtaatttttgtgtagttgtgtaatattttgagattttggactgttttatcttatttttgataggtacgttaataatttttttaaacgtttttatttttcttttcgacgcctaaagggcctttttttgagactttgtactgatgggtatgtctgatatgtgattcttcaggttaatatttttctaagcatttttgttttatttttttaacgcctaaacggctaataacgaatttcaatttgttaaattttatcaacttgtcacgtgggcagagccacgattgaaaactagtattgcttacatacacaagttaactatagtcaatgtcacagtaaattagcctctcaactggtcgttcttaaaattgataatttcttaaattacttttatgttcctatttcggtgtatttgatttgtccgacactttgattattatgactatgggtttattattgtacctacttgattttaaacaataaaacttaaaaatacctactaccgaaacaattgttttattttgtgttcatacttaagttcagaagaaacacgctcacataaataaaatgatcatatctatcataattatccttaatattttttagttagcctagcggacttacctaattataattttaaatttaattaatctatgtaatatagggataacttgtttttaatgtctgttatgtactccaagttatagaaataagtatttcattttaatcgacttcataaagagggatgattctctatttatacatacatatcgtcactcctgtccctcattggggtagacagagaccacatcacgcaatgaatttattgggatctattatataggtacctatgtatgtatcgatataacatataaggttaggaggaagcaacaaactcaacagtttatggcgtacatacaaaaataatatacggtaccgatataatctcaaatatagtaaggagtcatttaattagtagaatgcatggaattaatatagtacaatatacggtatcaatataaccatacattgaaatggatgtaggaaaaacgattaaatgcatggaacgaatacaaaaatatacaatgtgtcacatgatttccatcgagaacggaagcataaaaccagcgagaattatttcaaattgaatatctaattttcgtacgtaaacaaaatttctcgtcgacaatagaattcacatgacagcaatgtaactatattcgcacgaataacaattaaaaagtcattggaaatggtagacgccatagggttcgactttgaaaagacgcaacaagtcttcggcgatttaaatatatatatatatatatatatatatatatatatatatatatatatatataaattataagtgtTTTTAAAATTGACACCTCAAATtcaatcacaaaaaattggcCCTTTATActgatattttaataaacaaaaccAATTGTTTCTTCGTAGAAAAGCGTTGGTTTTCTATACAAAAGATTACGATGAAATAAAGGTATTCAATAatcttttgtatattttgtttttcgttTAAAAACTTGTGTACCTGGTGTAATTGTAGGTGAATGTCACGCTATCTTGtattgttgttttgttttattatcaGATACTGTTGCACACTTACATTTTAATAGTATCATTGTCATCAGCAAATAcctagtgttacggtacatggtatacggacatgtggtgccatctagcggcaaactagcgaaactgatcaggggacacactacacataaatcccctactcgaaactagatggcgccaggtggtacatgctcgagcctcctagaaggttcccatacttgtttacttgtttacgtgaatcgggaactttctggaattcgtctcgccatataaaaagccgcaggtagacggcccggcgattcagttcggttcgagcgatcatcaaggcgatttccgagtgacaacaagtgatcaatagtgagtgaaccagtgaaaccttcgacttggctacgacctaggacagtgatagtgcttagtgattggacctagtgattagtgtttggacttagtgctaagtgttgtgacctagtgtttagtgcagtgttaataaagtcttcaagagagtcaccaggtctttctctccaaatcctcgaaccctagcacgtaacactaGCATTAAATGCGAAAAAAATCGATTTACTTTTGACCCCGGatgaaataccaaaaaatgCTCCTATTACCTAGTAGCCTTATAAGAGCAATGAAAACTAATTGATTATGTACAGAATGTAAATAGATAAGGTGTAGCGGAAAACATTGATAACTTTATCAAAGTCGGACATAATGGCTTAATAACATCAATCAGAATAATGCAATGGCCATTCAGTAAATTAAATGATCATATCTTTTGTGCTCAGGTAATGGTTTGTGTAAAAGGTTAATACTTAATTGTCTACAAATGGACAGAAAAATTATGAGACATTATCTACAGTAATACAATACAGCACCTaatattacttaagtatataaatacGCCAAAGTAAAAGAGCAAGATAGTTTTTAACACAACGAACTAAACGTAGGGGtttaatttgatttattaacTGAGTAATGGCCACAGGATTACTTTGTATTTAAACTCTAATAATAATGCTTATAATATTGCAAGGAACAGTAAGAAAAATACTAACAAAATCATGATGCGCAATGTCTGAAAACAAATGATgggtttttaataatttcagtTAGCTCTATAATAAGCTTGTTAACTTGTATTTTGTTACGGTAGTGATTTtacacaaacaaaataataattataatttgtaagtaCTCGATGTATTGTTTACATCCGTAagcattttaataatatctgAACGTTCTTATGCAATATTGTGTTTGGggaataattataatcatttaTGATCTGCTTCATTTCTTTATTTCAATTTCGCATCAATAACTctcttattaatataattttaaccaaTTAGAACTCGTAGCTATAttgacttaagagggcgactaaccccaaaaatcaaacatcgtccttctctcttcacactcacgcccgtctttcatatgccaggtgaaaaagaacgacgcggattcatcgccaaattagttttttctcaataactcgataaatatacaacattttaaaaatccgctaggtcgatctctcaatgatagaattttatacaatgtgttaatatattaacttactccaatgcacggttatggcaataaataaaaaaatcgtgaaaaatagatgcatctttgtgatttttttctatcgagaaaattttaagatatcctgtttttgctcagatcgaattctcggaaatataatgtagtatttaattttagaaaatgaaacaattcgggcttattttcaagtataaaaattattcaCTAATATTTTACTACCGTTATATAAATCTGATTTACTAACTTAATTCTTTGTTATGGCACGTCGTAGTCTATTATTAGGTGAATGTACCTTTTGGATTTTCTGATATTTGTCGATAGCGCTCTTCACGAATTCAGCAGCATGGCCAATTTTCTCCAGCTTTTCTGGGGACATTAAGGATCTCATTTCTTCATGGATTGGCCCGATGCCGTTGAATTTGATACTGCAGAGGTCCGTGTAGGTACAGAACCCTACGGTCAGGAAGGAGCCAAAGATGATTATGATAAAACTGTTTAGAATCCATCCTATGGTTCTTCCGGCATAGTTGACCATGGTCtagaagaaaataaatgtcattatcaataataatattgtgaagaATTAGCACTGGTACCTAATAAAGTACTGACTGACTTTTGTGTAACACAGGTTTTTAATTGGACCTAGTACATGTGGTTATGACGATTACTGCcccactcagagacatttaattatgattaaccttcaatttaatgaagagtttgacagataatgtatggcgcttatgtcaatatttttaagtaataataattacttaaatttgaaaaaaatgcaaCATTGCGaacattaaggtgacgccgctttaaagtaaaaaaaccgtgttggatacgttttagactgcttgttttctatgagaggctggcCCGGATGAAAACatgaaatggaacagcaagaaatggaaagggcgtaagcgacaaaatggtttttgtagcgtaatttaaaaaccataaatctatttcatataagctatgggcaaattaaggTGTATGCTTGAatcaatctatgtacaaattttggaagcttaaatcactctcttttgttggcaaaattagaaacCCATTTTTTTCAgaagtctttttgattgattattctgtgttattaaagttgaccaatcgttatgctatgggtaatttaaagacaaagacatgatgaatacttaCTGAcagtgaactttaatttcttagctttagtcattgctgagaaaaatcgatatcgctacagccaaattatcaaggcgtcgccttaattattaatgttcgtcatgagtgcggcagttaatatCGTTAAACAATTTTGGTAGTACACTAATGAGCAACTGCAACTTTAActcaaacatattataatatttttgtttgataATGCTATGAGTATAGCattatcaaacaaaaaaaagttatagAGTTATAACAAAGATAGTACATACCCTCGCATCAGGCACCTGACTCCAGAGAAGCCCAAAAGCAGAAGTATCTGGTTCCAAGAAGTAATCACTGGGACTATTGGCGTACACGTCATAGCTGAAAAATCGTAAAGAAATTATTCCTAACCTGTGTTAGAAAATATCAAATACACTTAATGCAAATACCTACTTATACAGCGTGTCCAGTAAATAGTGCGACATACTGCAGGGGAcaacccatcaactcccaagcggccacatgcggccgcgataataatagataagctttgtgtctggtttttccacgatcgaggtaaatAACACAATAGTTAATCCAGGCCAACCAGACTGTTAATTTAGTCTCGAGGGAtaatgtgataataataaaaaacaggtattttataaaaaaaagaaatttaaacaataaatcaCAATAAGTGCTCAAATTACCTCCCTTGTGCCCTGATACATGCACGACATCTTTTGAGAAATGAGCTTTTGAGTCTTCTCAGGCTCATTTGGGCTATTTCTCTTGCTGCTGTGTTAACCCTTGCTCTCAGTTCCCGGTCATTTTGGATCGGTTTTTCACAATATCGGTCCCAGTCACCCAATCCATCTGCCTGGGTAAGTTTCGTCCAAATAGGCTCTCACGTGCCGGCCATAACGAGCAGGGCATCCATCATTTTGAAGCCACATAACGTCTCTCAGCTCACTCCGAAAATTTTCAAGGAGCGTGGTTAGGGTGTCTCGTGAGAGCTCCAAGTAATTAGTGTTATTTAATGTAGGTGGGAGCTCAATGGGACCCACAATCTGGCCGTTAAAAAATGACCGGGAACTGACAGCAAGGGTTAACACAGCAGCAAGAGAAATAGCCCAAATGAGCCTGAGAAGACTCAAAAGCTCATTTCTCAAAAGATGTCGTGCATGTATCAGGGCACAAGGGAGGTAATTTGAGCACTTATTGtgatttattgtttaaatattttttttataaaatacctgttttttattattatcacattaTCCCTCGAGACTAAATTAACAGTCTGGTTGGCCGTGGATTAATTATTGTGTAATTTACCTagatcgtggaaaaaccagacacaaagCTTATCTAAtgttatcgcggccgcatgtggccgcttgggggttgatggattaaaataaatattttcgataatttaaaaatgaatatCCACTAGTATTGTACCTTTTCGAAATCACCATTAAATAGGCAACTTTTTAAGCTTATTGTACAAATAACGTTcacattcatttttttttcactactaaaggttaaagttaagtgatAAAAAATCATTCTgcgaaaattaaaacaataaaatagtatatcctAAAAAGTAAATGTTTTTGATTAAAAAACGACTTGTCAATAAGTAGACTAACTATTCAGGAAtaatttgacgtaaaaaaaatactagaaaAGGATTTTTTTCTTGGCGATATACTAATAAATCTGTCTGAAGGTAGAGATTTATCgattttttcaaatgttgtataaCTTTAAATCCGTAACATTTTGCTGaacataaattgtgtttttttggtAGGTAATGATCCCAGCTATCACCCCCTGCAGTATGTCGCACTATTTACTGCACAcgctgtataaaaaaaaattgtaaaggaACAGGTAGGTCAGCTAATTAAAAAGTAACCCTTTTGTAAAGTTACACCTTAAGATAAAAGGCTTAAAGATACAACAGTTTTTCaagaaataattgaaataataaattacctGCTAGGAGGAGCGTAACTGGGTCCATATCCGTAGCTTGGCGCATACGGAACATCCGGGAAGGCGACCTCCACTGGATGAGAGTATCCATAATTTGGCTGTTGGGCATCCTGTAGagaataatcaaattttaatcaaatatttaatagACGGAAACGTAAGACTTCTGCTAACAATGAAGCTAAGATTTATGCAGGCCCGATCATGGCCCGATAAATTATAGCCtgcctgaaataaagacttttataGCAAGTgcatttcttttaaatatttataggcTCTTCTATTTCACCGGTTTTTTTAAGCTGAATCTCATATTGTGagtaaaaaactaggcctttacatcggCTGCAGATGATTTGTATGGTATTTTCGGAGCGAAGTAACTACttttcaaatactgtagtgcctggaacAAGATTTAAATGTTCGTATGGTTGCCCACGCACATACGGCaatctcgcaacatagtcggcctagtccagaggaaaaaACAAGTCACTGTCAATACGTCTGgaaccaactatgtgcgggtttttTCACGATGTTTTCGATTGGTTCAC containing:
- the LOC121740196 gene encoding uncharacterized protein LOC121740196 — its product is MIRIILLLAVVTTSLAADLSHVDKQFQGDSLTEGVVTHEVFKKQNEPEHDHPVFRGEEKNEGRARVEPVRPRTPYAKHDMLADEPMQALPTEVDKMDAQQPNYGYSHPVEVAFPDVPYAPSYGYGPSYAPPSSYDVYANSPSDYFLEPDTSAFGLLWSQVPDARTMVNYAGRTIGWILNSFIIIIFGSFLTVGFCTYTDLCSIKFNGIGPIHEEMRSLMSPEKLEKIGHAAEFVKSAIDKYQKIQKVHSPNNRLRRAITKN